In one Rutidosis leptorrhynchoides isolate AG116_Rl617_1_P2 chromosome 8, CSIRO_AGI_Rlap_v1, whole genome shotgun sequence genomic region, the following are encoded:
- the LOC139864535 gene encoding ABC transporter G family member 12-like, which translates to MEIEVVMVEGKREENKEEQVMNSMENGGCNDDNRDYGGDVYLMWENITVLVPNTTSINININGKIKPTRRILNDVTGFAQPSRIMAIMGPSGSGKSTLLDSLSGRLAGNVIMMGNVLLNGRKTRLDYGAVAYVTQEDVLLGTLTVKETLTYSAKLRLPESLSEHRVNEIVDETIMEMGLQDCAHKYIGNWHSRGISGGEKKRLSIALEILTRPTLLFLDEPTSGLDSASAFFVIQTLRNMAREASLTIVSSIHQPSSEVFALFDDLFLLSGGETVFFGEAKMALKFFSEAGIPCPSKRNPSDHFLRCVNSDFDKVNATLQGSQRLKDQETKFITHTSTAEIKEMLVSNYKCSEYAAFARKRIQDISSVAGLAIETQSGSQASWWKQLTTLTKRSSVNMYRDIGYYWLRIVVYLAVSLCVGTVFFNVGTSYHATYARGACGGFISGFMIFMSIGGFPSFIEEMKVFHRERLNGHYGVGVFMFSNFISSFPFLTIMSFVTAIVTYNMVKFQSGFTHITYACLDLLLSMAVIESCMMVVASLVPNFMMGIIVGSGFIGVMMMTAGFFRLLPDLPKVFWRYPISYINSMSWALQGAYKNDMIGIEFDSPYEGGAKLSGTFILTDMLGISLDHSKWWDLVIVVAILVFYRLLFFVVLKFKERAAPMFRKMYAKRTLHHLNKRPSFRKTSSLGSERHQPVRSLSSQEGFSSPLY; encoded by the exons ATGGAGATAGAAGTGGTAATGGTTGAAGGCAAGAGAGAAGAAAATAAAGAGGAGCAGGTGATGAATTCAATGGAGAACGGTGGTTGCAATGATGACAACAGAGACTACGGTGGTGACGTTTATTTGATGTGGGAAAACATTACAGTTTTGGTTCCAAAcactactagtattaatattaatattaatggtaagATTAAGCCAACCAGAAGGATACTTAATGATGTAACTGGTTTTGCTCAACCTTCAAGGATCATGGCTATAATGGGTCCTTCTGGTTCTGGAAAATCCACCCTTCTTGATTCTTTATCAG GAAGACTAGCCGGAAATGTTATTATGATGGGCAATGTTCTTCTCAATGGAAGGAAAACAAGGCTCGACTATGGTGCCGTT GCTTATGTGACCCAAGAAGACGTACTACTGGGAACACTAACAGTTAAAGAAACCTTGACATACTCTGCAAAACTAAGGTTACCAGAAAGCTTAAGCGAACATCGAGTGAACGAAATAGTTGATGAGACAATCATGGAGATGGGTCTTCAAGATTGTGCTCATAAATACATCGGTAATTGGCATTCAAGAGGAATCAGTGGCGGCGAAAAAAAGAGACTTAGTATCGCACTCGAAATCCTCACCCGGCCAACTTTGTTGTTTCTTGATGAACCTACTAGCGGCCTCGACAGTGCGTCTGCCTTTTTTGTCATTCAAACGCTTAGAAACATGGCTCGAGAGGCTAGCCTAACCATTGTTTCCTCAATCCATCAACCAAGTAGTGAAGTCTTTGCACTTTTTGATGACCTGTTTTTGTTATCAGGTGGTGAAACTGTGTTCTTTGGTGAAGCCAAAATGGCCTTGAAG TTCTTTTCTGAGGCGGGTATACCATGTCCGAGTAAAAGAAATCCTTCGGATCACTTTCTTCGTTGTGTTAATTCGGATTTCGATAAGGTCAATGCTACTTTGCAGGGTTCTCAAAGGCTTAAG GATCAGGAAACCAAATTCATCACTCATACATCAACAGCAGAGATCAAAGAAATGCTTGTTTCTAACTACAAGTGCTCAGAGTACGCAGCATTCGCACGAAAAAGAATTCAAGATATTTCATCCGTT GCCGGGCTTGCGATTGAAACACAAAGTGGGAGTCAAGCAAGTTGGTGGAAGCAACTTACAACACTGACAAAAAGATCTTCGGTTAACATGTATAGAGATATTGGGTACTACTGGTTGAGGATAGTGGTTTACCTTGCGGTTTCACTATGTGTTGGTACTGTGTTTTTCAATGTCGGCACGAGTTACCATGCAACATATGCACGTGGAGCTTGTGGAGGTTTCATCTCCGGTTTTATGATTTTCATGTCCATTGGAGGCTTCCCTTCCTTCATCGAAGAAATGAAG GTCTTTCATCGAGAGAGGCTAAATGGACACTACGGAGTAGGAGTGTTTATGTTTTCGAACTTCATATCTTCGTTCCCATTTTTAACAATAATGTCATTTGTTACTGCAATAGTAACATATAACATGGTTAAATTCCAGTCGGGGTTCACCCACATTACGTACGCCTGCCTTGATCTTTTATTATCCATGGCTGTCATTGAGAGCTGCATGATGGTTGTTGCTTCACTCGTTCCAAACTTCATGATGGGAATCATTGTCGGTTCAGGTTTCATT GGTGTTATGATGATGACTGCAGGCTTCTTTCGTCTCCTCCCTGATCTTCCGAAAGTATTTTGGCGGTATCCAATTTCTTACATCAATTCTATGTCATGGGCCCTACAG GGAGCATATAAAAATGATATGATCGGTATAGAGTTTGATTCTCCGTACGAAGGGGGAGCGAAACTTTCCGGTACATTCATCTTAACCGACATGCTCGGGATTTCACTGGACCACTCGAAGTGGTGGGACCTAGTGATTGTTGTAGCCATTCTCGTATTTTACAGATTGCTATTTTTCGTTGTGCTTAAGTTTAAAGAACGAGCTGCACCTATGTTTCGGAAAATGTACGCCAAGAGAACCTTACATCATCTCAACAAGAGACCATCTTTCAGGAAAACATCGTCTTTGGGTTCAGAGAGACACCAACCAGTTCGTTCGCTATCTTCTCAAGAGGGCTTTAGTTCTCCCCTTTATTAG
- the LOC139862388 gene encoding uncharacterized protein produces MVCIACLLPLFLVPIVNLLPLLFDTIMARVYRLLGWEYRKPERAPAACPYKPAANITSEKVAGEHAPIAADIGHSAMAADNGKLD; encoded by the exons ATG GTGTGCATAGCTTGTCTGTTGCCGCTCTTCCTTGTTCCGATTGTAAACCTATTGCCCCTCTTGTTTGACACTATCATG GCAAGAGTGTATAGACTTTTAGGGTGGGAATACCGGAAACCAGAGCGCGCACCGGCAGCCTGTCCTTATAAACCTGCTGCTAACATAACCAGTGAAAAG GTTGCAGGTGAGCATGCTCCTATAGCTGCTGATATCGGTCATTCAGCAATGGCAGCAGATAATGGCAAACTTGATTGA